One uncultured Carboxylicivirga sp. genomic window, CCTTAAGCATAAGGATATTGAAATATTTGCCTGTTCATCCAACATTTATGAATATGATAAAAAGAAATTCCATATTCAACCATTCAAGGCCATAGGAGGTATTGATACCACAGTTTATAAACCTAAAAAGATAGATAAAGAGCCATCAGATGTTTTTACCATTATGATGTATGGACGACTTTCGGTTAAGCGTAAGGGCACCATGATTGCTATTAAAGCCTGTGAAAGTCTATATAAAAAACACAAAAACATTAGATTACTATTGTTTGATTCTCCCGTAGATAAAAAATCACAATTGATGATTGAGCAATTTAATTCGATCGTACCATTTGATTTTGTTCTTAATCATCCTTTTGAAAAAAATATGGAGTTATTTCATCGGGCAGATATTTTTGTTTCGGCCGAGAAAAGAGCGGGTTGGGCTAATACTGTAGCGGAAGCTATGGCTTGTGGAGTGCCAGTTGTTGCCACACAGTCAGGAACTAAAGATTTAATTATTGATAAACAAACCGGAATGCTGGTTCGCAGGAACCGATGGGCTATTAAAAAAGGTATTAAGTCTGTTTTGCTTAATATCGAAAAGCAAAAAACTCTGGGTGCTAATG contains:
- a CDS encoding glycosyltransferase family 4 protein encodes the protein MHLGVILPHTKLYGGVKRFLELGNIFLKMGHQFTVFTPDGKGPDWYDFKGTMASIGDLSSYTLDALFLTDSNRIDYLVNSNAKRKIFYHVKENEPMKDILKHKDIEIFACSSNIYEYDKKKFHIQPFKAIGGIDTTVYKPKKIDKEPSDVFTIMMYGRLSVKRKGTMIAIKACESLYKKHKNIRLLLFDSPVDKKSQLMIEQFNSIVPFDFVLNHPFEKNMELFHRADIFVSAEKRAGWANTVAEAMACGVPVVATQSGTKDLIIDKQTGMLVRRNRWAIKKGIKSVLLNIEKQKTLGANGRKKIEEFDWNRLAEVIIKHLEN